The Daucus carota subsp. sativus chromosome 2, DH1 v3.0, whole genome shotgun sequence genome includes a window with the following:
- the LOC108205934 gene encoding uncharacterized protein LOC108205934 isoform X2, whose protein sequence is MSVFIELVETFCLPTLTEESYYDKISGLLDRYPKRGRAFRSVLPENDPKTADDYVSMKFCTIGRVPVYGIYNKSDLQLSAVCVQGTLFAIDDCDLDPNLVPDLQFHRVILDIRHSSLAVSESLSYTKGTMCSAVSTLSLGYMPEKKNEWTSAIVLLSGMTTQAVRFYRMKGHVGQGLTKKARVPNIPHYRDLRLQNRWHDICKAVRREEYPYQYNLCNYDNKFTTDLIELCWIRYTVALINFGDGVKGENFSRKYTKERGQSKGSHEKHVHEQLLRLTNCRWLPKLLNARVLAPECLVGPMIRYKKSHVPAPTDAARLQGRGKVYKFDASGSFLWFKRHNATSPASYGTSAGCVRTLFTATIFSMQRSRCEVDKIKSNPFFRSLDSELGGVTNPVMVSTSGKYLSGFDQFEISKEEKNLKRDKGNQGPLWNLVLVVWLSQERTHCLSL, encoded by the exons ATGTCGGTGTTTATAGAATTAGTTGAGACGTTTTGTCTTCCTACTCTAACAGAAGAATCTTACTACGATAAAATCAGTGGTTTACTTGACAGATATCCCAAACGCGGTCGTGCCTTTCGATCAGTTTTACCAGAAAATGATCCCAAAACAGCCGATGATTACGTATCCATGAAATTTTGTACAATAGGGAGAGTTCCTGTATATGGAATCTACAACAAGAGTGACTTGCAGCTTAGTGCTGTCTGTGTCCAAGGAACCTTGTTTGCTATTGATGATTGTGATTTGGATCCGAATCTTGTTCCTGATCTTCAATTTCACAGAGTTATTTTAGATATTCGACACTCTTCTTTAGCAG TTTCAGAAAGTTTAAGCTACACAAAGGGAACCATGTGTTCTGCAGTTAGTACCTTAAGCCTTGGGTACATGCCAGAGAAGAAAAATGAATGGACCAGTGCAATTGTGCTACTTAGCGGAATGACAACCCAGGCTGTTAGGTTTTATCGTATGAAAGGCCATGTTGGACAGGGATTAACGAAAAAGGCTCGTGTTCCCAACATACCTCATTACAGAGATTTACGGCTTCAAAATAGATGGCATGATATTTGTAAGGCTGTCAGGAGAGAAGAGTATCCCTATCAATACAACCTCTGCAATTATGATAACAAGTTTACAACTGATTTAATCGAACTTTGTTGGATCCGATATACAGTAGCACTGATCAATTTTGGGGACGGAGTGAAAGGAGAGAATTTCTCGAGAAAATATACCAAGGAGAGGGGACAAAGCAAGGGAAGCCATGAAAAACATGTGCACGAGCAACTTCTGAGGCTGACAAACTGTAGATGGTTACCCAAGTTGCTAAACGCAAGAGTTTTAGCTCCAGAGTGTTTGGTAGGACCGAtgataagatataaaaaaaGCCATGTACCTGCACCAACCGATGCAGCTAGACTTCAAG GGAGAGGCAAGGTATATAAGTTTGATGCATCAGGCTCATTTCTTTGGTTCAAAAGGCACAACGCCA CATCACCAGCTTCATATGGGACAAGTGCTGGATGCGTGCGCACATTGTTCACTGCAACAATATTCTCAATGCAACGATCCAGG TGTGAGGTTGACAAAATCAAGTCAAATCCTTTTTTTAGATCCTTAGATTCTGAATTAGGAGGTGTAACTAATCCCGTCATGGTCTCAACCTCCGGGAAGTATCTTTCTGGCTTTGATCAGTTTGAAATTTCAAAGGAGGAAAAGAATCTTAAAAGGGATAAAGGGAACCAAG GTCCCTTGTGGAACCTAGTGCTAGTGGTCTGGCTGTCACAGGAGCGCACACACTGCCTGTCTCTCTAG
- the LOC108205934 gene encoding uncharacterized protein LOC108205934 isoform X3 — translation MSVFIELVETFCLPTLTEESYYDKISGLLDRYPKRGRAFRSVLPENDPKTADDYVSMKFCTIGRVPVYGIYNKSDLQLSAVCVQGTLFAIDDCDLDPNLVPDLQFHRVILDIRHSSLAVSESLSYTKGTMCSAVSTLSLGYMPEKKNEWTSAIVLLSGMTTQAVRFYRMKGHVGQGLTKKARVPNIPHYRDLRLQNRWHDILALINFGDGVKGENFSRKYTKERGQSKGSHEKHVHEQLLRLTNCRWLPKLLNARVLAPECLVGPMIRYKKSHVPAPTDAARLQGRGKVYKFDASGSFLWFKRHNATSPASYGTSAGCVRTLFTATIFSMQRSRCEVDKIKSNPFFRSLDSELGGVTNPVMVSTSGKYLSGFDQFEISKEEKNLKRDKGNQGPWPFVQMNIETISGRLKATYASAMQVTRTRMQAESFHLKIWTKCLLCKK, via the exons ATGTCGGTGTTTATAGAATTAGTTGAGACGTTTTGTCTTCCTACTCTAACAGAAGAATCTTACTACGATAAAATCAGTGGTTTACTTGACAGATATCCCAAACGCGGTCGTGCCTTTCGATCAGTTTTACCAGAAAATGATCCCAAAACAGCCGATGATTACGTATCCATGAAATTTTGTACAATAGGGAGAGTTCCTGTATATGGAATCTACAACAAGAGTGACTTGCAGCTTAGTGCTGTCTGTGTCCAAGGAACCTTGTTTGCTATTGATGATTGTGATTTGGATCCGAATCTTGTTCCTGATCTTCAATTTCACAGAGTTATTTTAGATATTCGACACTCTTCTTTAGCAG TTTCAGAAAGTTTAAGCTACACAAAGGGAACCATGTGTTCTGCAGTTAGTACCTTAAGCCTTGGGTACATGCCAGAGAAGAAAAATGAATGGACCAGTGCAATTGTGCTACTTAGCGGAATGACAACCCAGGCTGTTAGGTTTTATCGTATGAAAGGCCATGTTGGACAGGGATTAACGAAAAAGGCTCGTGTTCCCAACATACCTCATTACAGAGATTTACGGCTTCAAAATAGATGGCATGATATTT TAGCACTGATCAATTTTGGGGACGGAGTGAAAGGAGAGAATTTCTCGAGAAAATATACCAAGGAGAGGGGACAAAGCAAGGGAAGCCATGAAAAACATGTGCACGAGCAACTTCTGAGGCTGACAAACTGTAGATGGTTACCCAAGTTGCTAAACGCAAGAGTTTTAGCTCCAGAGTGTTTGGTAGGACCGAtgataagatataaaaaaaGCCATGTACCTGCACCAACCGATGCAGCTAGACTTCAAG GGAGAGGCAAGGTATATAAGTTTGATGCATCAGGCTCATTTCTTTGGTTCAAAAGGCACAACGCCA CATCACCAGCTTCATATGGGACAAGTGCTGGATGCGTGCGCACATTGTTCACTGCAACAATATTCTCAATGCAACGATCCAGG TGTGAGGTTGACAAAATCAAGTCAAATCCTTTTTTTAGATCCTTAGATTCTGAATTAGGAGGTGTAACTAATCCCGTCATGGTCTCAACCTCCGGGAAGTATCTTTCTGGCTTTGATCAGTTTGAAATTTCAAAGGAGGAAAAGAATCTTAAAAGGGATAAAGGGAACCAAG GACCTTGGCCGTTTGTGCAAATGAATATTGAAACAATTTCAGGAAGACTTAAAGCAACATATGCTTCTGCGATGCAGGTTACCAGGACAAG AATGCAGGCTGAAAGTTTTCACCTGAAGATATGGACAAAATGTTTACTTTGCAAGAAGTGA
- the LOC108205934 gene encoding uncharacterized protein LOC108205934 isoform X1: MSVFIELVETFCLPTLTEESYYDKISGLLDRYPKRGRAFRSVLPENDPKTADDYVSMKFCTIGRVPVYGIYNKSDLQLSAVCVQGTLFAIDDCDLDPNLVPDLQFHRVILDIRHSSLAVSESLSYTKGTMCSAVSTLSLGYMPEKKNEWTSAIVLLSGMTTQAVRFYRMKGHVGQGLTKKARVPNIPHYRDLRLQNRWHDICKAVRREEYPYQYNLCNYDNKFTTDLIELCWIRYTVALINFGDGVKGENFSRKYTKERGQSKGSHEKHVHEQLLRLTNCRWLPKLLNARVLAPECLVGPMIRYKKSHVPAPTDAARLQGRGKVYKFDASGSFLWFKRHNATSPASYGTSAGCVRTLFTATIFSMQRSRCEVDKIKSNPFFRSLDSELGGVTNPVMVSTSGKYLSGFDQFEISKEEKNLKRDKGNQGPWPFVQMNIETISGRLKATYASAMQVTRTRMQAESFHLKIWTKCLLCKK; the protein is encoded by the exons ATGTCGGTGTTTATAGAATTAGTTGAGACGTTTTGTCTTCCTACTCTAACAGAAGAATCTTACTACGATAAAATCAGTGGTTTACTTGACAGATATCCCAAACGCGGTCGTGCCTTTCGATCAGTTTTACCAGAAAATGATCCCAAAACAGCCGATGATTACGTATCCATGAAATTTTGTACAATAGGGAGAGTTCCTGTATATGGAATCTACAACAAGAGTGACTTGCAGCTTAGTGCTGTCTGTGTCCAAGGAACCTTGTTTGCTATTGATGATTGTGATTTGGATCCGAATCTTGTTCCTGATCTTCAATTTCACAGAGTTATTTTAGATATTCGACACTCTTCTTTAGCAG TTTCAGAAAGTTTAAGCTACACAAAGGGAACCATGTGTTCTGCAGTTAGTACCTTAAGCCTTGGGTACATGCCAGAGAAGAAAAATGAATGGACCAGTGCAATTGTGCTACTTAGCGGAATGACAACCCAGGCTGTTAGGTTTTATCGTATGAAAGGCCATGTTGGACAGGGATTAACGAAAAAGGCTCGTGTTCCCAACATACCTCATTACAGAGATTTACGGCTTCAAAATAGATGGCATGATATTTGTAAGGCTGTCAGGAGAGAAGAGTATCCCTATCAATACAACCTCTGCAATTATGATAACAAGTTTACAACTGATTTAATCGAACTTTGTTGGATCCGATATACAGTAGCACTGATCAATTTTGGGGACGGAGTGAAAGGAGAGAATTTCTCGAGAAAATATACCAAGGAGAGGGGACAAAGCAAGGGAAGCCATGAAAAACATGTGCACGAGCAACTTCTGAGGCTGACAAACTGTAGATGGTTACCCAAGTTGCTAAACGCAAGAGTTTTAGCTCCAGAGTGTTTGGTAGGACCGAtgataagatataaaaaaaGCCATGTACCTGCACCAACCGATGCAGCTAGACTTCAAG GGAGAGGCAAGGTATATAAGTTTGATGCATCAGGCTCATTTCTTTGGTTCAAAAGGCACAACGCCA CATCACCAGCTTCATATGGGACAAGTGCTGGATGCGTGCGCACATTGTTCACTGCAACAATATTCTCAATGCAACGATCCAGG TGTGAGGTTGACAAAATCAAGTCAAATCCTTTTTTTAGATCCTTAGATTCTGAATTAGGAGGTGTAACTAATCCCGTCATGGTCTCAACCTCCGGGAAGTATCTTTCTGGCTTTGATCAGTTTGAAATTTCAAAGGAGGAAAAGAATCTTAAAAGGGATAAAGGGAACCAAG GACCTTGGCCGTTTGTGCAAATGAATATTGAAACAATTTCAGGAAGACTTAAAGCAACATATGCTTCTGCGATGCAGGTTACCAGGACAAG AATGCAGGCTGAAAGTTTTCACCTGAAGATATGGACAAAATGTTTACTTTGCAAGAAGTGA